A genomic stretch from Leptospira licerasiae serovar Varillal str. VAR 010 includes:
- a CDS encoding cytochrome-c peroxidase codes for MKMKNTQLLCLGLILALVSACGPSEKTKQLMQDAKTSFGILPEKMPGSEKDTPARIALGEKLYFEKRLSINDSQSCSSCHGTLGKSAGVDNLPTSPGALGKNGDRNSPTSLNAGFHFVQFWDGRAADLKAQAKGPILNPVEMAMPSEAAVEKKLSEIPEYVDLFAKAFPDQDKKITYDNLAEAIAAFERTLITRDRFDEFQAGNHRALTSDEQKGLETFLSAGCIQCHNGPLLGGNSFRKLGQVNPYENTTDVGRSAVSKNEAEKYFFKVPSLRNIALTAPYFHDGKVATLPEAVKKMAYLQLGKELSSEEVDSIVSFLKALSDKNRSN; via the coding sequence ATGAAAATGAAGAATACACAATTACTGTGCTTGGGCCTAATTCTAGCCCTGGTCTCGGCATGCGGTCCATCCGAGAAAACAAAACAGCTTATGCAAGACGCGAAGACATCCTTCGGGATCCTTCCGGAAAAAATGCCAGGTTCCGAAAAGGATACTCCAGCTAGGATTGCTTTAGGCGAAAAACTCTATTTCGAAAAACGTCTTTCTATCAATGATTCACAATCCTGCAGTTCCTGTCATGGAACCTTAGGAAAATCAGCCGGAGTGGACAATCTGCCTACATCTCCGGGCGCCCTCGGAAAAAATGGGGACCGAAATTCTCCTACATCTTTGAACGCAGGATTCCATTTCGTTCAATTCTGGGACGGAAGAGCAGCCGACCTAAAGGCTCAGGCAAAAGGTCCGATCTTAAATCCAGTAGAAATGGCTATGCCTTCCGAAGCAGCAGTGGAGAAAAAACTCTCTGAAATCCCGGAATACGTGGACTTGTTTGCAAAGGCATTCCCAGATCAGGATAAAAAAATCACCTATGACAATTTGGCAGAGGCGATTGCCGCATTTGAAAGAACTCTGATTACTAGAGACCGTTTTGACGAGTTCCAGGCCGGAAATCATAGAGCCTTGACTTCTGATGAGCAGAAGGGACTGGAAACTTTCCTGAGTGCCGGATGTATCCAATGCCATAATGGACCACTTTTAGGTGGAAACAGCTTCCGTAAGCTAGGACAGGTGAACCCTTACGAGAATACTACCGATGTCGGAAGATCTGCAGTCAGCAAGAATGAGGCAGAAAAGTATTTCTTCAAAGTTCCTTCTCTTAGAAATATTGCTCTAACTGCGCCTTATTTCCATGATGGAAAGGTCGCCACCCTGCCGGAAGCGGTGAAAAAAATGGCATATTTGCAGCTTGGAAAAGAGCTTTCCTCAGAAGAGGTGGATTCTATAGTATCTTTCCTGAAGGCATTATCCGATAAAAATCGGTCTAATTAA
- a CDS encoding citrate/2-methylcitrate synthase gives MSDFVELKFGDQVHRLPVITGTDGNKGIDIRDLHTKTGLTSYDPGFFNTAYAQSKISRRDPLTGDLQYRGYDVAELVHYSTFVETSYLLIYGDLPNEKQLKEFSMKLSKHSLIHEDMINLFDGFPGRAHPLAVLSVMVSSLSSYYQDEYEEYLDRGIDQAARLLAKIRTIAAFSYKKMIGQPFVYPVDRHPYCTNFLYMLFSIPSVKYQPSEEHDRILNQLWILYADHEQNVSNTTVQLIGSTQANIFASVSSAINALWGSREGGRQVAAVELIEDIIKSKLSVPEFFERMKKGEYQLHSTCFGHDAYKVKSKRSTIAQKLFIDFYKQKKLDPIAEVALQVDDFVSKDSFYLEKNLYPNLEFYSAILFHSLGIPKELFTAMQAIGKLPGWLAHWREQRIGVNASHKVRPRQIFTGETHRKYRQILER, from the coding sequence ATGAGCGATTTCGTAGAGTTGAAATTCGGAGACCAGGTCCACCGTCTTCCAGTAATCACCGGAACTGACGGGAATAAAGGAATCGATATTAGAGATTTACATACTAAGACGGGGCTTACTTCTTACGATCCCGGTTTTTTTAATACGGCATATGCCCAAAGTAAAATTTCCAGAAGGGACCCTCTGACTGGAGATTTACAGTACAGAGGATATGATGTCGCAGAATTAGTGCATTATTCCACTTTCGTTGAGACCAGCTATTTGCTGATCTACGGAGATCTTCCCAACGAAAAACAACTGAAAGAATTCTCCATGAAACTTTCTAAACATAGTTTGATCCACGAAGACATGATCAATCTATTCGACGGATTTCCCGGAAGAGCTCACCCTCTTGCAGTTCTTTCCGTAATGGTTTCTTCCTTATCCAGTTATTACCAAGACGAATACGAGGAATATCTGGACAGAGGGATCGACCAAGCGGCGAGACTTCTCGCGAAGATCAGAACGATCGCTGCATTCTCCTATAAAAAAATGATAGGACAACCTTTCGTTTATCCAGTGGATCGCCATCCATACTGTACAAATTTCTTATATATGCTTTTTTCTATTCCGTCGGTCAAATACCAACCTTCGGAAGAGCATGATAGGATCTTAAACCAACTTTGGATCTTATACGCGGATCATGAGCAGAATGTTTCGAACACTACAGTTCAATTGATCGGTTCCACCCAAGCAAATATATTCGCATCCGTTTCTTCTGCAATCAATGCTCTTTGGGGTTCCAGAGAAGGCGGAAGACAAGTCGCAGCGGTAGAATTGATAGAAGATATTATAAAATCCAAACTTTCCGTTCCGGAATTTTTCGAAAGGATGAAGAAAGGAGAATACCAGCTCCATTCCACTTGTTTTGGTCACGACGCATACAAGGTAAAAAGCAAACGTTCTACGATCGCCCAAAAACTGTTTATAGATTTTTATAAGCAGAAAAAATTAGACCCGATCGCAGAAGTAGCTCTCCAAGTAGACGATTTTGTAAGTAAGGACTCTTTCTATCTTGAAAAAAATCTGTATCCGAACCTCGAGTTCTATAGCGCGATCCTTTTTCATAGTTTAGGAATTCCTAAAGAACTTTTCACTGCAATGCAGGCGATAGGCAAACTTCCCGGCTGGTTGGCTCACTGGAGAGAACAAAGAATAGGAGTGAACGCATCTCATAAAGTTCGTCCACGTCAGATCTTTACAGGTGAGACTCACAGAAAATACAGACAAATCCTGGAAAGATAA
- a CDS encoding AraC family transcriptional regulator: MEHLPGFFLHFWIQFGTALCLLLAAMELAKKRENAMPGGIFYLAIILALVESRLGLGLLPWAADHIWFWPAFFPAVWAVGPTLLLVSRNMVQFALDREIQIGKHFIPAILLFLGELIAYIILPAEEIREYIRNAMFGSKVDILTGVTIFGSIHQTVYSIFLWVLFRKASKETEIPLSSLVYTILIVVFTTIQLCWFGYFLKNQFLLAAGSSFQTLGIVLVFLFSSRYPNFFISLKSEIQQKRYERTQLNGLDLDQLHSRIKELVETDKIYKEESLKIQDFAEKLLVSPHQLSRILNETYGKNFNEFLNSFRVEEAKTLLLEDLDRTVLSIAYDVGFNTKSTFNAQFLKITGMTPLEWRKKGSKL, from the coding sequence TTGGAGCATCTGCCCGGTTTTTTTCTTCATTTTTGGATCCAATTTGGAACCGCACTTTGCCTACTTCTTGCGGCGATGGAACTCGCTAAAAAAAGGGAAAATGCGATGCCTGGTGGGATCTTCTATCTAGCCATCATTCTTGCATTGGTAGAGAGCCGATTGGGCTTAGGTCTGCTGCCATGGGCTGCGGATCATATCTGGTTCTGGCCTGCATTCTTCCCCGCAGTTTGGGCGGTAGGGCCCACATTACTTTTGGTCTCTAGGAATATGGTCCAATTTGCCTTGGACAGAGAGATCCAGATCGGAAAACATTTTATCCCGGCGATTCTACTTTTTCTCGGGGAGTTAATAGCTTATATCATTCTACCTGCGGAAGAGATCAGAGAATATATTCGAAATGCAATGTTCGGTTCCAAGGTGGATATTCTAACTGGAGTCACAATATTCGGTTCCATCCACCAGACTGTTTATTCCATCTTCCTTTGGGTTCTGTTCCGAAAGGCATCCAAAGAAACGGAGATCCCACTTTCTTCTCTAGTTTATACCATCCTGATCGTAGTATTTACTACGATACAACTTTGTTGGTTCGGATACTTTTTGAAGAACCAATTTTTGTTAGCGGCAGGTTCTAGTTTCCAAACTTTAGGAATCGTTTTAGTCTTTTTATTCTCTTCCCGATATCCGAATTTTTTCATTTCTTTGAAGTCGGAGATCCAGCAGAAAAGATACGAGAGAACCCAACTGAACGGATTGGATCTGGATCAGCTTCATTCTCGTATCAAAGAGTTGGTGGAGACGGATAAAATTTATAAAGAAGAAAGTTTGAAAATCCAGGACTTCGCCGAAAAGTTATTAGTTTCTCCTCATCAACTTTCCCGTATTTTGAACGAAACCTACGGTAAAAACTTCAACGAATTCCTGAATTCATTTCGAGTAGAAGAGGCCAAAACTCTACTATTAGAGGACCTGGACAGAACCGTTCTCTCTATCGCCTACGATGTTGGGTTTAATACTAAATCCACATTTAATGCGCAGTTTTTGAAAATCACCGGAATGACTCCTTTAGAATGGAGAAAAAAGGGTAGCAAACTATAA
- a CDS encoding M24 family metallopeptidase gives MSRETYPKEELESYRKVQALAYEAVESVRKELYPGITEKEAARKIDDYIRNAGGTSFFHYGFAWFGDRTAFRGFKRPLSLNYLRKGEGLLPHFGGKFQPSNRRLEEGMAVILDVAPTFAGRAADVGYAFSFGKNQEHDKALANLEEYRELILRRVLEERTLSEIYLEVDARIRASGYVNCHSIYPQGVLGHKVGRLPAYNLPGGRVNGFPFQTFAYLFPQMIKDLIPGVSGHSPLWGEGSDFRAEPGLWAVEPHIGKIYSGAKESESFGAKWEEILVVTDSTAYWLDEELPHVRLWKEKKKSKSSDSKASVKKRKEKIPA, from the coding sequence ATGTCCCGAGAAACATATCCTAAAGAAGAATTAGAGTCCTACCGTAAAGTGCAAGCCTTGGCTTATGAAGCGGTGGAATCTGTGCGCAAGGAATTATACCCGGGGATCACGGAAAAAGAAGCGGCTCGCAAAATCGACGATTATATCCGAAATGCGGGAGGAACATCCTTCTTTCATTATGGGTTCGCATGGTTCGGGGACAGGACCGCATTCAGAGGATTCAAACGTCCACTCTCTCTCAACTATTTAAGAAAAGGAGAAGGTTTGCTTCCTCATTTCGGCGGAAAGTTCCAACCTTCTAACCGCAGATTAGAAGAAGGTATGGCGGTGATCCTAGATGTAGCTCCTACATTTGCCGGAAGAGCTGCAGATGTAGGATATGCATTCTCCTTCGGCAAAAATCAGGAGCACGATAAGGCATTAGCAAATCTAGAAGAATATAGAGAGCTGATCTTAAGAAGAGTCCTAGAAGAAAGAACCTTATCCGAAATTTATTTGGAAGTAGACGCAAGGATCCGTGCCTCCGGATACGTTAACTGTCATTCCATATATCCCCAAGGAGTTTTAGGTCATAAGGTAGGAAGACTTCCCGCTTATAATTTGCCGGGAGGAAGAGTAAACGGATTCCCATTCCAAACATTCGCGTACTTATTTCCTCAGATGATAAAGGATCTGATCCCAGGAGTTTCAGGACATTCCCCGTTATGGGGAGAAGGTTCCGACTTCAGAGCGGAGCCTGGGCTTTGGGCCGTGGAACCTCATATCGGAAAAATTTACTCCGGTGCAAAAGAATCCGAATCTTTCGGCGCGAAATGGGAAGAGATCTTAGTAGTCACGGACTCCACCGCTTATTGGTTGGATGAGGAATTACCTCATGTTCGTCTTTGGAAGGAGAAGAAAAAATCTAAATCTTCCGACTCCAAGGCCAGCGTGAAAAAACGAAAAGAAAAAATTCCGGCTTAA
- a CDS encoding metal-dependent hydrolase, translating to MSSEILQDKDFHFYPVRKPKFEFSENGTSKHWMDGSAYKTHILNTWTLFFPDGERFFIRSIQKFLPSIKDPRVLRNAKAFMGQEAQHAGEHKKTWKILEDQGFRIKAFTDFVNSFFVNFVEKIMSAKSCLAATAGAEHYTSLVATIGLQIKALDQAESEMKRLWEWHAAEEIEHKSAAYDVFLDVSGNYFRRMITFIGVTIIFWAATFIGAEILLWQEGLTFKWKTRKDAFRFIFIDEKVFFHALGAFFRYFRPNFHPEQEDNLELSKAIFESPEHNYNSLDQMAQAIEARN from the coding sequence ATGAGCAGCGAAATATTGCAGGATAAGGATTTTCATTTTTATCCCGTCAGAAAACCTAAATTCGAATTTAGTGAGAACGGTACCAGTAAACATTGGATGGACGGTTCCGCTTATAAAACACATATTCTGAATACCTGGACCTTATTCTTTCCGGATGGAGAAAGGTTTTTTATCAGAAGCATCCAGAAATTCCTGCCAAGTATCAAGGATCCAAGAGTCCTCAGGAATGCAAAAGCTTTCATGGGCCAAGAAGCTCAGCATGCAGGAGAACATAAAAAAACCTGGAAAATCCTAGAAGATCAGGGGTTTAGGATCAAGGCTTTCACCGATTTTGTGAATTCATTCTTTGTAAATTTTGTGGAAAAAATCATGTCAGCTAAGTCTTGTTTGGCGGCGACTGCAGGCGCAGAACATTATACTTCTCTTGTCGCTACAATTGGCTTGCAGATTAAGGCCTTAGATCAGGCAGAATCGGAAATGAAACGACTCTGGGAATGGCATGCAGCGGAAGAGATAGAACATAAGTCGGCCGCTTACGATGTGTTTTTAGATGTTAGCGGAAATTATTTCAGAAGAATGATCACCTTTATAGGAGTGACCATAATTTTCTGGGCGGCAACATTTATAGGAGCGGAAATCCTCCTTTGGCAGGAGGGACTTACTTTTAAATGGAAAACCAGAAAAGATGCTTTCCGTTTTATCTTTATAGATGAAAAGGTCTTCTTTCATGCGCTGGGCGCATTCTTCAGATACTTCCGTCCTAATTTCCATCCGGAACAAGAAGATAATCTGGAATTGAGTAAGGCGATCTTCGAATCACCAGAGCATAATTATAATAGCCTGGACCAGATGGCCCAGGCTATTGAAGCCCGAAACTAA
- a CDS encoding SDR family NAD(P)-dependent oxidoreductase → MSRLSGKNILITGASGGFGKELTKQLLKKGANLVLTDMKAPETKAEFYLENSKPVHGKILGSFAADLSTESGCEKAYKEAIKIQPKIDVLINNAGLAFGGRLLDVPMDKWKLILDVNLYAPIYLSRLFLPAMLERKYGQIVNLSSCAGITAPGELVYYSVSKFGIRALGEALDSGYRHHGIYTTNVYPFFANTNILHSQQFGTDKPKVVPPLIVDSPQMVVRAIIRGIEKRKMHVFPGFTAKLLRFLTRLSPGFLRGMERLGQKFS, encoded by the coding sequence ATGAGCAGACTAAGCGGGAAAAACATTTTAATCACCGGAGCAAGCGGTGGTTTCGGTAAAGAATTAACCAAACAACTATTAAAGAAAGGCGCTAATCTTGTGCTAACGGATATGAAAGCGCCTGAAACTAAGGCTGAGTTCTATTTGGAAAATTCCAAACCAGTTCATGGCAAAATACTCGGGAGTTTCGCAGCGGACTTAAGTACCGAATCCGGTTGCGAAAAAGCCTATAAGGAAGCGATCAAGATCCAACCTAAGATAGATGTTTTAATTAATAATGCCGGTTTAGCATTCGGGGGAAGACTACTGGATGTTCCAATGGATAAATGGAAATTGATCCTGGATGTAAATTTATACGCTCCTATTTATCTATCTCGTCTGTTCTTGCCTGCGATGTTGGAAAGAAAATACGGACAAATCGTAAATCTATCTTCTTGTGCGGGGATCACTGCTCCGGGCGAGTTGGTATATTATTCAGTTTCCAAGTTCGGGATCAGGGCGCTCGGAGAAGCGTTAGATTCCGGTTATAGGCATCACGGAATATACACGACTAACGTATATCCTTTCTTTGCAAACACAAACATACTACATTCTCAACAATTCGGAACGGATAAACCTAAAGTAGTTCCTCCGTTAATCGTAGATAGTCCTCAGATGGTTGTTCGAGCCATTATAAGAGGGATCGAGAAAAGAAAAATGCATGTCTTCCCTGGATTCACTGCGAAGTTATTGCGCTTTTTGACCAGACTGTCTCCCGGTTTTTTGAGAGGAATGGAAAGACTCGGACAAAAATTTTCATAA
- a CDS encoding alpha/beta fold hydrolase, with the protein MAATQLENGVKKEKFEGFKETFVHNGDVSLYVKYNHTAKERPNRPTVLFVHGYPDDHRVWSYQMESLKEDYNVAALDLRGSGRSDKPKKQKAYNVRRIFEDLESVIRFVGNNKPVHLVAHDWGSLISWAFVADEQRSVWVKSYTAMGGPHPVLGRRSAFQMALSGNPISLYKALSQLKRSWYILYFQIPFLPEWIWRTFSKFFWKYTMNAGGIPKNDTLRNKSKEEIVATTVSNVNLYRELLRGEEYPEPKHIKAPVQVLIPLKDFAIRPELYRLHERICDSYKEYTYDSNHWIQRTMPDTVSEKIREFVWEIG; encoded by the coding sequence ATGGCGGCTACCCAACTGGAAAACGGAGTGAAAAAGGAAAAGTTCGAAGGTTTTAAAGAAACCTTCGTCCATAACGGCGATGTTTCTTTGTATGTGAAGTATAATCATACAGCGAAAGAAAGGCCGAACAGACCCACGGTCTTATTCGTTCATGGATATCCTGACGATCATAGGGTCTGGTCTTACCAGATGGAATCCTTAAAAGAGGATTATAATGTTGCCGCTCTGGACCTAAGAGGTTCAGGAAGATCCGATAAACCAAAAAAGCAGAAAGCATATAATGTTCGCAGAATATTCGAAGATCTTGAATCAGTAATCCGATTTGTCGGAAACAATAAGCCGGTACATCTTGTGGCTCATGATTGGGGATCTTTGATCAGTTGGGCATTTGTTGCGGACGAACAAAGATCGGTTTGGGTAAAATCATATACGGCTATGGGAGGACCTCACCCGGTGCTCGGACGCAGGAGTGCTTTTCAAATGGCTCTTTCCGGAAATCCGATCTCTTTGTACAAGGCACTTTCTCAACTCAAGAGATCTTGGTACATTCTATATTTTCAAATTCCCTTTTTGCCGGAATGGATCTGGAGAACTTTCAGCAAATTTTTCTGGAAGTATACGATGAATGCCGGAGGAATTCCCAAAAACGATACACTTAGGAATAAATCCAAAGAGGAGATCGTTGCAACTACTGTTTCCAATGTGAATTTATATAGAGAGTTACTCAGAGGGGAGGAGTATCCGGAACCGAAACATATCAAGGCGCCGGTGCAGGTACTAATTCCACTCAAAGATTTTGCGATCCGACCCGAGTTATACAGACTTCACGAAAGGATTTGTGACTCTTATAAAGAATATACTTATGATAGCAATCACTGGATCCAAAGGACAATGCCTGATACGGTCAGCGAAAAGATCAGGGAGTTTGTTTGGGAGATCGGATAA
- a CDS encoding C40 family peptidase yields MILNGIQKILVLWKEKVLPNSGALSFLIIPFFALVLVADQAKSLSDKEVHKYFYETWKLEIAPKDNLELFKETQRWIGTPHKDNGKDESGIDCSSLAARLVQKAYSKTIAGSSESISKQVKKISESDLQEGDLVFFNIYGEKISHVGVYLKDRKFVHASVVKGVTVNSLDENYYKARFVFAGRL; encoded by the coding sequence ATGATCTTGAACGGAATCCAGAAAATTCTAGTTTTATGGAAAGAGAAAGTTCTTCCGAATTCGGGAGCGCTTTCTTTTTTGATCATACCTTTTTTCGCTTTGGTACTCGTAGCAGACCAGGCAAAATCATTATCCGATAAAGAAGTTCATAAGTATTTTTATGAAACTTGGAAATTAGAGATTGCGCCCAAGGACAATTTGGAATTGTTCAAGGAAACCCAACGTTGGATCGGAACTCCTCATAAAGACAACGGTAAAGACGAATCCGGAATAGATTGTTCCAGTCTTGCGGCACGTTTGGTGCAAAAAGCATATTCCAAAACGATTGCAGGTTCCTCTGAAAGTATTTCTAAACAGGTCAAAAAGATCTCCGAATCCGACCTACAAGAGGGAGATTTAGTATTTTTTAATATATACGGAGAAAAGATCAGTCATGTAGGAGTTTATCTAAAAGATAGAAAATTCGTGCATGCTTCCGTAGTCAAAGGTGTAACGGTGAATTCTTTAGATGAGAATTATTATAAGGCCAGATTTGTGTTTGCCGGAAGACTATAG
- a CDS encoding M15 family metallopeptidase has product MRVRNFGLILILLTFFHCEKPPVLKLEESPPSLKIEKGLVNVKDIDPSIEIDLRYATPENFTGSVIYPFQTCLLRKETAEKLKAANSEFLTYGYRIKIWDGYRPPYAQRILWEKVPNPRYVGNPTKGGSVHNRGGAVDLTLIDSAGKELEMPSAYDEFTYKASPFRKDLEPSVSKNLEILVGILTRNGFKQISSEWWHYNDGDAKVYPLVEVDPKLWEK; this is encoded by the coding sequence ATGAGAGTCCGCAATTTCGGTCTTATCTTAATTCTGCTTACCTTCTTCCACTGCGAAAAGCCTCCGGTCTTAAAATTGGAAGAAAGCCCGCCATCATTAAAGATCGAAAAAGGATTAGTAAACGTAAAAGATATAGATCCAAGTATCGAGATCGATCTTCGTTATGCTACTCCGGAGAATTTTACTGGCTCGGTCATCTATCCTTTTCAGACCTGTTTGCTTCGAAAAGAAACCGCGGAAAAATTAAAAGCTGCCAACTCGGAATTTCTGACTTATGGATACAGGATTAAAATTTGGGACGGTTATCGTCCTCCCTATGCACAAAGGATTTTATGGGAAAAGGTCCCTAATCCAAGATATGTAGGAAATCCTACAAAAGGAGGCTCCGTTCATAATCGAGGTGGAGCAGTGGATCTAACTTTGATCGATTCGGCAGGGAAAGAATTGGAAATGCCGAGTGCTTACGATGAATTTACATACAAAGCTTCTCCGTTCCGTAAAGACTTGGAACCGTCGGTTTCAAAAAATTTGGAGATCCTTGTCGGAATTCTAACAAGGAATGGATTCAAACAAATTAGTTCCGAATGGTGGCATTATAATGACGGGGATGCAAAAGTTTATCCCTTAGTAGAGGTGGATCCGAAACTTTGGGAGAAATGA
- a CDS encoding class I SAM-dependent methyltransferase, giving the protein MKHLEMFSNRLTRISKHWKKWARRRGITCFRIYDRDIPQVPIVIDLYENYCLVSEYLNSYPMSEDERESERNTIRNFIIEILQLAPENLFWKTRERKKGNLQYEKLDAQERSIEAREGGLKFKVNLSDYLDTGLFLDHRTTRDLFRKEASGKNVLNLYSYTGAFSVYAADGGAKKITSVDLSQKYLDWSKENFELNGFSPKDHEFIREDITEWLKRERTNPKRTQYDLIIVDPPTFSNSKKMRDIFDVQRDYSFLLNSIFRDFSAPGAILFFSTNFRKFKLDTDELLWEDIQDITKQTHPEEFRNEKIRFVWKMRK; this is encoded by the coding sequence ATGAAACATTTAGAAATGTTCTCCAATCGTTTGACCAGGATTTCTAAACATTGGAAAAAATGGGCGAGAAGAAGGGGAATTACCTGCTTTCGGATCTACGATCGAGACATCCCTCAGGTTCCGATCGTAATTGATCTTTACGAAAATTACTGCCTGGTTTCCGAATACCTAAATTCTTATCCGATGTCCGAGGATGAGAGAGAATCAGAACGGAATACCATTCGCAATTTTATCATCGAAATTCTTCAACTTGCTCCCGAAAATTTATTTTGGAAAACCAGAGAACGTAAAAAAGGAAATCTCCAATACGAAAAGTTAGACGCGCAAGAAAGATCTATCGAGGCGCGTGAAGGAGGTTTGAAGTTTAAGGTAAACTTAAGTGATTATCTGGATACAGGGCTTTTTCTGGATCACCGAACCACTCGTGATCTTTTTAGAAAAGAAGCCTCAGGGAAGAATGTCCTAAATTTATATTCTTATACCGGAGCATTCTCAGTTTATGCAGCTGACGGTGGTGCGAAAAAAATCACCAGTGTGGACCTTTCTCAAAAATATTTGGACTGGTCCAAGGAAAACTTCGAACTCAATGGATTTTCCCCAAAAGATCACGAGTTTATCCGAGAAGATATTACGGAATGGTTGAAAAGAGAAAGGACCAATCCTAAAAGAACTCAGTACGATCTGATCATAGTAGATCCTCCTACATTCTCCAATAGTAAGAAGATGAGAGATATTTTTGATGTGCAAAGAGATTATTCTTTTTTACTAAATTCGATCTTTCGGGATTTTTCCGCACCCGGTGCGATCCTCTTTTTCTCTACGAATTTTCGAAAGTTCAAGTTGGATACTGATGAGCTTCTATGGGAAGACATCCAGGATATCACGAAACAAACGCATCCGGAAGAGTTTCGAAATGAGAAAATACGGTTTGTCTGGAAGATGAGAAAGTAA
- a CDS encoding SDR family oxidoreductase → MGEFFKDKVVWITGASSGIGESLVKEAARRGATLVLSSRREKELKRVRKENGLTDSNSMILPLDLEDYKKLGKAPTQVIKTFGKIDVLINNGGISQRSLAHETSLETYETLMKVNYFGNIALTLAVLPHMRERKKGWISTIASVAGLIGVPLRTGYSSTKFALTGFYEALRAENTKENLKVTLVYPGFVKTNISHNALKGDGSPQKKMDKVIEQGIDADECARKILDAIENEDLQVIIAGGKEKFGLFLRHYFPKFFAKFLSKTAVT, encoded by the coding sequence ATGGGAGAATTTTTCAAAGACAAAGTCGTATGGATCACAGGAGCTTCTTCCGGGATCGGCGAATCATTAGTAAAAGAAGCCGCAAGGAGAGGAGCAACTTTAGTTCTTTCTTCCAGAAGAGAAAAAGAATTAAAAAGAGTCCGCAAAGAGAATGGACTAACGGATTCAAATAGTATGATCCTTCCCCTGGATCTAGAAGATTATAAAAAATTAGGAAAAGCTCCAACTCAAGTCATCAAAACTTTCGGAAAGATAGATGTTCTCATCAATAACGGCGGGATCAGCCAACGTTCTTTAGCACATGAAACTTCCCTGGAAACGTACGAGACTTTGATGAAGGTGAACTACTTCGGTAATATTGCATTAACACTAGCGGTCCTTCCTCATATGAGAGAAAGAAAGAAAGGTTGGATTTCCACAATCGCAAGCGTCGCAGGGCTCATTGGAGTTCCCTTGAGAACCGGATATTCTTCCACCAAATTTGCGTTAACCGGATTTTACGAAGCGCTTAGAGCGGAAAATACGAAAGAAAATTTGAAAGTCACTTTGGTATATCCAGGTTTCGTAAAGACTAATATTTCGCATAACGCACTCAAAGGGGACGGAAGTCCGCAAAAGAAAATGGACAAGGTGATCGAGCAAGGCATCGATGCGGACGAATGCGCGCGTAAAATTTTAGATGCGATCGAAAATGAAGATCTGCAAGTGATCATCGCAGGCGGAAAGGAAAAATTCGGTCTATTCCTGAGACATTATTTTCCTAAATTTTTTGCGAAATTCTTATCTAAGACTGCGGTCACCTGA